The Plectropomus leopardus isolate mb chromosome 7, YSFRI_Pleo_2.0, whole genome shotgun sequence genome window below encodes:
- the cobl gene encoding LOW QUALITY PROTEIN: protein cordon-bleu (The sequence of the model RefSeq protein was modified relative to this genomic sequence to represent the inferred CDS: deleted 1 base in 1 codon), producing the protein MTESSKPPSGRRMKARAPPPPQAPLPAPRHIFRNTVPDGGGTSGIDTKENVLRPAVDLQLTLPQGYQTSVTEDGSKALMDLLVELCSRYHLNPALHTLELLSPEGHNLGFKPNALLGSLNVACVLIKEKVLEEKVVRRPAPKVPEKTVRLMVNYHGSQKAVVRVNPFVPLQALIPVICDKCEFDPAHVLLLKDSISRHELPLNKSLTDLGIKELYVHDQSLVLQPKMASAPALNYSDSLRSSTTSLGRAEKKGLLGIFQFSRRKTKKETTSLGMDDCDDKVTQNTDTQSNGLSTASGVPSVEDRPSTLGQSQSAMNINRMSPKAETKKRRAPALPGAPTPTVGHTSFEGYQMGLGSESQQRKRKAPAPPPTPDSITPGLSHTSTSAAPTPDSHVTETPTPAFRSKVAPSDTVPATIVVMQTVKPVPSKTAVQPPPVCAATPTANSPTPSSSTTDSLAVQDSSSDLSHGLDDSDADLDQAVSYCSTLTSSTASGSVPVQPATKSFSSRVEGSEKASSTAAKLNQEATSTSSSRSETESAINLKLDEVENNRHSTMGTADRPVPPKPRRSPAQEPPQLVSPPTLPPPPIEPTESSSLQSLTEVEEAAPQSWLHSMQSSTASCPKPETATPEEETASLGSSSGGSSLPDQGYAASEGMAEGEDSGMVSSPSDTQPTSPDGSLSLDGSSGGGAERMLGPVRDNSSDSDEGCATWGSRHRHDDISPQAKPGRLKDQYEDDPELTAQLHQTLADFEADLADHIDLVSAKETPYTMSTDSNDVPVSVVDMDVPVTAIDEVLEDYEHHIVQHETKSLIRTESAGSKGPGLCDQSSLEPQNKNNNACTAADTNKSISTNTKSQPEQHRKSQENKSKSDKKEDKMLETKIKKASITDTNSVKEDKQKATSAAKSSVDMQKFSKRTEIKPEPVKSNAQSFQEKKTTSQSAVSSERNEEMNRLYQNNSSQNTSHGKITRNVTSRFGMKTFTVVPPKPSVLHAATEEPSVKLTIGAIKIDDQGNMVKGVISQNRVGGSSESGVKSSEGSPLLGKAKAFWSSNERQENSVLHSKDHIDKAKERTDGPKSTPTVVSATTLKSSDTENLKTVQTLFDKHVEKAQPKDMVKEEKEPARAVNVAKEEQIEVESKIPVSETIQQPSNKPALPPPILPDLKRDLSFLKPSRRTSSQYVASAINKYTPKTSFKPNLTPNVHESSAPIGFQRSGRSIKVNPHQSSQSSLSDNKENDSASKSNPPGPKRSMSFPEYVSDVQRDFGEMRPDRGGFGSCVGFTKGSSNTLEKETAKNKHIQSNGPTQKNAIANNDSDHIKHIQLSSPSPAQSSPPHSSAKPPTAPKTVCQDQTSNTKDLTKDATHLTPDAEPQPSVTVTDTGVTPGPPPVTLFGPVKKFRPVISRSVEKDTSLHGSLMEAIQTGAGRDRLKKITTSEPRNMKKASYVDEENERSALLAAIRAQSSSGRLRKTKSWAADELEKFRKVALEEERGASTPSSPSSPSLTCTSPPVFTPPPPPPPAPVIAPPPPPPALPQGKPSTVTYPSANAPVNPALAREAMLEAIRSGSAAERLKKVAVPTKTVQVNGRLGTIQATSSTLPQQ; encoded by the exons TAAGGCGCTGATGGACCTGCTGGTCGAGCTGTGTAGCCGCTACCACCTGAATCCAGCACTGCACACCCTGGAGCTGCTGTCACCCGAGGGCCACAATTTGGGGTTCAAGCCCAACGCATTGCTGGGCTCCCTCAACGTGGCCTGTGTCCTCATCAAGGAGAAAGTTTTGGAGGAGAAAGTGGTACGCAGGCCGGCACCCAAAGTGCCAGAG AAAACAGTGCGTTTGATGGTGAACTACCACGGCAGCCAGAAGGCAGTGGTACGGGTCAACCCGTTTGTGCCACTCCAGGCTCTGATACCGGTCATCTGCGACAAGTGTGAGTTTGACCCTGCGCATGTCCTGCtcctgaaggacagcatcagtcGCCACGAGTTGCCACTGAATAAATCTCTGACAGATCTGGGGATCAAGGAGCTCTATGTACATGATCAGAGTCTAG TTCTTCAGCCTAAAATGGCCTCTGCTCCTGCTCTTAACTACTCAG acTCACTTCGCTCCAGTACTACCAGTTTGGGCAGAGCGGAGAAGAAAGGACTTCTGGGTATCTTTCAGTTCAGCAGGAGGAAAACCAAG AAAGAAACAACATCTTTGGGCATGGATGACTGTGATGATAAAGTAACtcaaaatacagacacacaatcCAAT GGTCTGTCCACTGCGTCAGGGGTCCCCAGCGTAGAGGATCGGCCCAGCACCTTGGGCCAGTCTCAGTCGGCCATGAACATAAACAGGATGTCTCCTAAGGCTGAGACCAAGAAAAGGAGGGCCCCAGCACTACCTGGGGCTCCAACCCCCACCGTTGGACACACTAGCTTTGAGGGCTATCAG ATGGGCCTTGGCTCAGAAAGCcagcagaggaaaagaaaggcTCCAGCCCCTCCACCCACCCCAGATTCCATCACCCCAGGCCTCAGCCACACTTCAACCTCTGCTGCTCCCACCCCTGATAGCCATGTTACTGAAACACCTACCCCAGCCTTTCGTAGCAAGGTTGCACCGTCAGACACTGTCCCTGCTACCATTGTGGTAATGCAAACAGTAAAACCAGTCCCCTCGAAAACAGCAGTACAACCTCCACCTGTGTGCGCTGCCACCCCAACTGCCAATTCCCCGACCCCAAGCAGCAGCACCACCGACAGCCTAGCTGTCCAGGATTCTAGCTCTGACCTCAGCCATGGCCTTGACGACTCAGACGCTGACCTAGACCAAGCTGTTTCGTACTGCAGCACCCTCACCAGCAGCACAGCGAGCGGGTCTGTGCCCGTCCAACCTGCTACGAAAAGCTTCAGCAGCAGGGTGGAGGGATCGGAAAAGGCCAGCAGCACAGCTGCCAAATTGAATCAAGAGGCAACCtcgaccagcagctccaggtCGGAGACTGAGTCGGCCATAAACCTGAAACTGGATGAAGTTGAGAACAACAGACACAGCACAATGG GAACTGCTGATCGACCGGTGCCACCCAAACCTCGTCGCTCCCCCGCCCAGGAGCCACCACAGCTTGTCTCACCCCCTACCCTGCCCCCCCCTCCCATTGAGCCCACAGAGAGCAGCTCCCTGCAGAGTCTTACGGAGGTGGAGGAAGCAGCTCCCCAGT CTTGGCTCCACTCCATGCAAAGCTCCACAGCCAGTTGCCCGAAACCAGAAACTGCAACACCCGAGGAGGAGACGGCATCCTTgggcagcagcagtggtggcAGCAGCCTACCCGACCAGGGTTACGCTGCCTCTGAGGGCATGGCAGAGGGCGAGGACTCAGGCATGGTCAGCTCTCCATCTGACACCCAGCCCACATCCCCAGATGGGAGTTTGTCTCTGGATGGAAGTAGCGGAGGTGGAGCAGAGAGAATGCTAGGACCAGTGCGGGACAATTCCAGCGACAGCGATGAGGGATGTGCCACCTGGGGATCAAGACACAG GCACGATGACATCAGCCCACAGGCAAAGCCAGGAAGGTTAAAAGACCAATATGAAGACGACCCAGAGCTCACAGCCCAGCTCCATCAGACTCTGGCAGATTTTGAAGCAGACCTTGCAG ATCACATAGATCTAGTCTCAGCAAAGGAGACCCCCTATACCATGTCTACAGACAGTAATGATGTGCCGGTGTCTGTCGTTGACATGGATGTGCCAGTCACAGCCATAGATGAAGTACTGGAGGACTATGAACATCACATTGTACAACATGAGACAAAGTCACTGATCAGGACTGAGTCAGCTGGCAGCAAAG GTCCAGGCTTATGTGACCAGTCAAGTTTGGAGccacagaacaaaaacaacaatgcttGTACAGCTGCTGACACTAATAAAAGCATCAGTACAAATACTAAGTCTCAACCTGAGCAGCATAGGAAGTCGCAGGAGAACAAGTCTAAAAGTGATAAAAAGGAAGACAAGATGCTagagacaaaaatcaaaaaggcGAGCATCACTGACACCAACAGTGTGAAAGAGgataaacaaaaagcaacatcaGCGGCAAAATCTAGTGTTGACATGCAGAAATTCAGCAAAAGAACTGAGATCAAACCTGAACCTGTGAAAAGCAACGCACAGTCTTTTCAAGAGAAGAAGACAACCAGTCAGAGTGCAGTGTCTTCAGAAAGAAATGAAGAGATGAACAGACTTTACCAAAATAACTCCAGCCAGAATACTTCACATGGTAAAATCACTCGTAACGTCACATCACGCTTCGGTATGAAAACTTTCACTGTGGTCCCTCCCAAACCCTCTGTCTTGCACGCTGCTACAGAAGAGCCATCTGTCAAATTAACTATTGGTGCCATTAAGATTGATGATCAAGGAAACATGGTGAAAGGAGTTATCTCCCAAAACAGAGTAGGTGGTTCATCAGAGTCTGGAGTTAAATCCAGTGAGGGGTCTCCTCTTCTTGGAAAAGCCAAAGCTTTTTGGAGCTCAAATGAGAGACAAGAAAATTCTGTGCTCCATAGCAAAGATCACATTGATAAGGCTAAAGAGAGAACAGATGGCCCGAAAAGTACTCCCACTGTAGTCTCAGCAACTACTTTGAAGAGCAGTGACACTGAGAACCTGAAAACGGTGCAAACCTTATTTGATAAACATGTAGAGAAAGCTCAGCCTAAAGACAtggtgaaagaagaaaaagaaccaGCGAGAGCCGTTAATGTTGCGAAAGAAGAGCAGATAGAGGTGGAGAGCAAGATTCCAGTGTCCGAAACCATTCAACAGCCAAGTAATAAACCTGCCCTTCCCCCTCCTATTCTTCCAGACCTGAAAAGAGACCTATCCTTCCTCAAACCGTCCAGGCGAACCTCAAGCCAATATGTGGCGTCTGCCATCAATAAATACACCCCAAAGACCTCATTTAAACCCAACCTCACCCCAAATGTACATGAGTCCTCTGCTCCTATCGGTTTCCAGAGATCAGGTCGGTCCATAAAAGTGAATCCACACCAATCCTCCCAGTCATCTTTGTCAGATAATAAGGAGAATGACTCTGCTTCTAAATCCAACCCGCCTGGTCCTAAAAGGTCTATGAGCTTCCCAGAGTACGTCTCAGATGTCCAGAGAGATTTTGGAGAAATGAGACCAGACAGGGGAGGATTTGGAAGTTGTGTTGGATTCACCAAAGGAAGCTCTAATACACTGGAAAAAGAAACAGCCAAGAATAAGCACATTCAGTCTAATGGccccacccaaaaaaatgcGATCGCCAATAATGACAGCGATCATATTAAACATATTCAGCTCAGCAGCCCCAGCCCTGCACAAAGCAGTCCTCCACATTCATCTGCCAAACCACCCACAGCCCCCAAGACTGTATGTCAAGATCAGACAAGT AACACGAAGGACTTGACGAAAGACGCCACCCATCTGACACCTGATGCAGAACCACAACCTTCTGTCACAGTGACAGACACCGGTGTCACCCCTGGGCCTCCGCCAGTGACATTATTTGGGCCAGTTAAAAAGTTCAGACCAGTGATCTCAAGATCTGTTGAGAAAGACACATCTCTGCATGGCAGCCTGATGGAGGCAATCCAGACAGGCGCAGGCAGGGACAGGCTTAAAAAG aTAACCACTTCTGAGCCCAGAAACATGAAGAAAGCATCTTATGTTGATGAGGAGAACGAGAGGTCTGCACTTCTGGCTGCCATTAGAGCCCAGAGCAGCTCCGGAAGACTGCGGAAG ACCAAATCTTGGGCTGCTGATGAGCTTGAGAAGTTCAGGAAGGTGGCtttggaggaggagagaggtgcAAGCACTCCCTCATctccctcttctccctccttAACTTGCACTTCCCCTCCTGTCTTTACC CCCCCACCACCGCCACCACCAGCACCCGTGATtgcacccccaccccctccccctgCCTTGCCCCAGGGAAAGCCTAGCACTGTGACATATCCAAGTGCTAACGCCCCCGTGAACCCTGCCTTGGCAAGGGAGGCTATGCTGGAGGCCATCCGCTCTGGATCTGCTGCTGAGAGGCTAAAAAAG GTCGCTGTGCCCACAAAGACAGTCCAAGTGAATGGCAGACTGGGAACAATCCAAGCAACCTCCTCAACACTCCCTCAGCAATAG